The following is a genomic window from Episyrphus balteatus chromosome 1, idEpiBalt1.1, whole genome shotgun sequence.
gttcaattttttaaaattattgtgtTATTTTAACTAAAATGTTGTCAAATTCCTAAATccagataatattttttttttatattgttaattATATTCTGTAAGAAAAAGATacgaaaatatatatttttcatacaaagaAATGGaacatattattatttttgttgttgtaattacGACGTAgatcctattttttttatggaagttGTTGCTCTTGTAGATcagattaagaaaaaaatgagacgCAATTTATGAACTTTTGATTCAATTTATTCAACcctccttaaaaaaattgatttaactttCGCAAAGGAGACCATTTCGAAGTTTTCAATTGAACtgttatatcatttttttcgaGCTATAAATAAGTCAGCCTTAAAGTGGGGCTTGAAGCAAGGTTAAGTACGGACAGTCGCAAACAAATATGTTCAAAATTGTAAGCTGAATTCCagattaagggccaatttttcaatagtcacaTAAACCTCAgtttagttctaaattttttgtttgaatttgaaaaaattaaaacttgaattatttttttttattaattcttttattatttacaaTAGTACATAAATTAATTCTATCCTAttttatatacacatattctaaactgagtaaaatttttaaataaataaatatatatgcatacatttgtatgtattttttctttagaaatacAAAAGTGCAAATTATATATGCTTTTTCTTAACCCCTCAACCATCCCTCTGAAAATTTTAAGCACGCTCATTTATTATATCAGTCAGTGCTCGGTGCAAACCTAAATCTATGCATTTgattttgtattgatttttttttttaatttttaaatttacaaatcGGTGACTGACTTTCTTCTAACATATTTGGCAAAATAATCTGGACGCCAGCATTTGCATGAACCTGGTATCAAGAACCAATCATAATACAGTCGAACTTGGAAGCAACCAATCTCGTCTTGGCCATCACAATGCTGACTGGGATCATTTGCTGTAGTTGTTCCATCCGATGCTGACGCTACACCAGCTCGTTTTTGTAGATATTGCTGATAGGCCTGGAAGTCTTGAACTGATGGTGCTGCTGTAGTTGTGGATGTAGAATCGTCAGCACTAGGATAGAAGATCTCAGCAACTAAAAGGCTAACCCAACGTGGGGATGAAAGACAGCCTCCATCTAGATAATGACAGCGGGATTGAATACAACGGGTCACCTCAACTGTCTGGGTAAAGTAGCCTTCGTAGGGAATTTGCACCACATATCGCCATGAGCCTTGATAGTTTTTGGCAAACACAGGTGTGGCATATTCGACTTTAGCTGGGCATGGTGTAGGTGGTCCTTCATATCGAATGGGACCGTTTTCTTCACGACGTTCAGCCACTGTAGGTTGAGTTGCTCCAGAATCACCTTGAATAGCACGATAAAGAGTGCAAAAGCTGAAAGCGTTTGACATAAAGGATTGTTTCGGCTAAGTCTAACACAATATACTTACACTCCACCTCCATCACAGAATTTTCTCGATTGCCGTTCTTGGTGAGTAGGTTGATCTTCCTCATTAACTTCGACATCGGGATAGGTGAAAGCTGGGATTTCAGAACTTCTACGATTGCGCACATGTGCATTGTATTGTCTATCAATGTTATTTTCTACTGTTTCAACCGGATCGTCCCGAATAATTTGAGTTACTTTCGGTAAAGTGTCATCGGCTTTCAATACGGGTAGTGTCTTTGATAAAAATCGGAGGGTCTGATTGCGAATAAGTTCACTGAAATAAACAATATACAAGATTAAGTATGCATATATTTTGAGGGAATTAAAACTTCTTACAATGGATAAGGTTCACCGAGCACATTTTGCTGCAATGGATTCCTTGGAATCTCACCCTTATTAAGATCACCACAAATATTATTTACGGTAACTGAAGACTTCTTGTTGGGGGCATCTGTACAATCAATGTTAACATGTGTATATGGTGGTGGACGAACTTTGGGTGGAACAGAGTTTGGCGATTCCACAAAAGCATAGTAACTAAATTTTGTAAGGAATGGTTTAATTTTAGACTTGGGGTTACATAAAATGTTTAGTTTGTGTTTACCCCTCTGGTGGTTCCTCATATTCAGGttggacttcagcttttgtgtAAAGAAACAGCAGGCAAAATATTTTCTGTAAAAAGAAATAGTtgttagttttttgtttaagaaaatttaaaaaaaatcaggcaGTTTTTTAAGCTCTTTGTTGCCGAAACCAATTTTACtttctaatttttctaaaaaaaaaaaaataaacaataaaaaacgtTCAAAATAATTTCAGAATATTTAGGTGTTTGGGTCAAAAAGTTCGCGGAATGGCAGAGAAAGAGGGTAACTTTGATACGTTTTTATTTTCCCTTAATAATATATTCTTAAGCCTAATGTATTTCTAATATTGGTAGAAAACTTTATTGATACcgtacaaaaattttatttgcaaagcTCCACAAAATAGGGTGAGATTATCAACTTGACCTGTACATTgtcggtaatttttttttctacgaagtTTTAAGATCCCCTTTAATCCACTTCCTTATGCATCAATGTTTGTGTTGTATCCACCTGTTATTTTGACACGTTATTCTTTACAACCGATTAGCCAAATCCGTTCCGTATTCCAAAAACTTGAAGCCAtgatttttttagagaaaattgATTCTCTGTCTCATTTAAACCGACAATGCCACTGAAATACCATTGTTTTTCCAATTTAAGAGTCTAATTTTGGGGAAAACTGgtcaatttttttatggaatttttcaattacatttcaaataataacgGTTGGCaacgttttttgtttt
Proteins encoded in this region:
- the LOC129906849 gene encoding uncharacterized protein LOC129906849; the protein is LNFLKQKTNNYFFLQKIFCLLFLYTKAEVQPEYEEPPEGYYAFVESPNSVPPKVRPPPYTHVNIDCTDAPNKKSSVTVNNICGDLNKGEIPRNPLQQNVLGEPYPFELIRNQTLRFLSKTLPVLKADDTLPKVTQIIRDDPVETVENNIDRQYNAHVRNRRSSEIPAFTYPDVEVNEEDQPTHQERQSRKFCDGGGVFCTLYRAIQGDSGATQPTVAERREENGPIRYEGPPTPCPAKVEYATPVFAKNYQGSWRYVVQIPYEGYFTQTVEVTRCIQSRCHYLDGGCLSSPRWVSLLVAEIFYPSADDSTSTTTAAPSVQDFQAYQQYLQKRAGVASASDGTTTANDPSQHCDGQDEIGCFQVRLYYDWFLIPGSCKCWRPDYFAKYVRRKSVTDL